A section of the Sphaerobacter thermophilus DSM 20745 genome encodes:
- a CDS encoding mismatch-specific DNA-glycosylase — MDTDSDFAVLPDYLAPKMPLVFIGINPSTYSAAQGHYFARRTNRFWPALSQSRLSEPIRAALGRDRLEPTDDARLLAFGIGFTDLVKRPSARAAELSRADYRIWAPKLRQRLEHYQPRVACFHGFTGYRAFVRDALGLTEVPRNLGPQPHSLGPTRLYVVPNPSPANAHFTLADQIAWYDRLADFLAEIGAEIG, encoded by the coding sequence ATGGACACAGACAGCGACTTCGCGGTCCTGCCTGACTACCTCGCACCAAAGATGCCGTTGGTGTTCATCGGCATCAACCCCAGTACCTACTCTGCCGCGCAGGGTCACTATTTCGCCCGCCGCACTAACCGCTTCTGGCCCGCCCTCTCGCAATCCCGCCTAAGCGAGCCGATCCGCGCCGCGCTCGGTCGCGACCGGCTTGAACCCACCGACGACGCACGGCTGCTCGCGTTCGGCATCGGGTTCACCGACCTGGTGAAGCGTCCCAGCGCCCGAGCAGCCGAACTCAGCCGCGCCGATTACCGCATCTGGGCACCCAAACTGCGCCAGCGCCTGGAGCATTACCAGCCCCGCGTCGCTTGCTTCCACGGGTTCACGGGCTACCGCGCGTTCGTCCGCGATGCCCTCGGGCTGACCGAGGTTCCGCGCAATCTCGGTCCCCAGCCGCACTCACTTGGCCCAACCCGCCTCTATGTCGTGCCTAACCCCAGCCCGGCCAACGCCCACTTCACCCTCGCCGACCAGATCGCCTGGTACGACCGCCTGGCCGACTTCCTCGCCGAGATCGGCGCCGAGATCGGCTGA
- a CDS encoding YcnI family protein: MIKQTVVAAVIGVTMLLLVSGVASAHVTVWPREANAGSFEKYTVRVPTEKDIPTVQVELIFPEGLRVSSFQPKPGWTYEVQRDAAGNITGVIWSGGSIGPGEFDEFAFVAANPEEPGELVFVAHQTYADGSVVSWEGPPGSEYPASVTTIVAGAADMSGHADTVPVDESAGVDDSGATTASDSGSGPLGDAGTFWLAVAALGVGVVGVVLSVTRLRRSA; encoded by the coding sequence ATGATCAAGCAAACCGTGGTTGCCGCTGTCATCGGGGTCACGATGCTGCTGTTGGTGAGCGGCGTAGCGAGTGCCCATGTGACCGTGTGGCCGCGGGAGGCAAACGCGGGCTCGTTCGAGAAGTACACCGTGCGGGTGCCGACCGAGAAGGACATCCCCACGGTGCAGGTGGAGTTGATCTTCCCTGAGGGCCTGCGGGTGAGCAGCTTCCAGCCGAAGCCGGGCTGGACCTATGAGGTCCAGCGGGATGCGGCCGGCAACATCACCGGCGTGATCTGGTCGGGTGGCTCGATTGGACCGGGCGAATTCGACGAGTTCGCCTTCGTTGCCGCCAACCCGGAGGAGCCCGGAGAACTTGTCTTCGTTGCGCATCAGACCTACGCCGACGGGAGCGTCGTCTCCTGGGAAGGCCCTCCCGGCTCCGAATACCCGGCCTCGGTGACGACGATCGTGGCGGGTGCCGCTGACATGAGCGGCCACGCGGACACGGTGCCGGTGGATGAGAGTGCCGGCGTGGACGATAGCGGCGCGACAACCGCCTCCGACTCCGGGAGTGGCCCGCTCGGCGACGCTGGTACCTTCTGGCTCGCGGTCGCAGCCCTGGGGGTGGGAGTCGTCGGTGTTGTCCTCTCTGTCACACGGCTCCGGCGATCCGCATGA
- a CDS encoding copper resistance protein CopC, producing the protein MSERNERRHRAGWVVGAVLLGLLLCLFTVPGTQAHAVLVRADPAPGSVVGSAPGMVRIWLSEPVQAPPDAVVVTGPDGARVDGGDARVAADDATQLQVTLTANTPGTYEVRWRAISADTHPVGGSFQFSVGAPSGGVAPAGATTTVDTSGRAWAAVARWLHLFGVVVALGPLVFRVVVLGRLRDSEIDLRLWRVSRIGAGIVIVAAPLLLLAQAVGVGGSLSAGLSGEVLRSLVLSSYGARWAGRLVLAVLLLMLAWSAVRRGRSKRLARSWAITALVLGAVLLLLTSLNGHAAATEPVWLSVLADWVHLGATVAWFGGLAAVVAAVRPALAARADAQRLAVLAWAMPRFSTLALVSVELLILTGLYATWAHVPNPAALVDTGYGVALLVKLGLIAVTLGFAAVNLLVLRPRLRAAAVSNPHPPKGADAVARDLTRTIGAEALLGVAILAVVGVLTALPPSRQAAALTAGGTTPDAAAPQAFSQPAVTLAQNAGSTLVTLAIDPAMPGANQAVVSLMDSSGNAVTDARVRLRARPSDGDGASSVTQMEAENGRYRGTVILTPPGAWHLEVLVTLPGQPEAAAPFDLTVPVPDAGAILSLADQAMNGLRSLREHNELGNGGATVVTEFRYAAPDRMHSIVQTPTVHRETIAIGDRRFDREGTGPWQESAWPARGGYRWPAYDFATDATEVTVLGREEIDGVDCFVVAFLDPASAARFRLWIGTTDYLIRQQVMMAPGHYMTSVFSDFNAPVTIEEPE; encoded by the coding sequence GTGAGCGAGCGCAACGAGAGAAGGCACCGCGCCGGATGGGTCGTGGGCGCGGTGCTGCTCGGGCTGCTCCTCTGCCTGTTCACGGTTCCCGGCACGCAGGCCCACGCGGTGCTGGTCCGGGCCGACCCGGCGCCCGGCTCGGTGGTCGGCTCGGCGCCCGGGATGGTGCGCATCTGGCTCTCCGAGCCGGTCCAGGCCCCGCCCGACGCCGTGGTTGTCACCGGCCCGGACGGGGCGCGGGTGGATGGCGGAGACGCGCGGGTCGCAGCGGACGATGCGACCCAACTGCAGGTAACCCTAACGGCGAACACCCCCGGCACCTACGAGGTCCGCTGGCGGGCCATCTCGGCCGACACGCACCCGGTGGGCGGGTCGTTCCAGTTCAGCGTCGGCGCGCCTTCCGGGGGTGTGGCCCCGGCCGGAGCGACCACGACCGTGGATACCAGCGGCAGGGCCTGGGCCGCGGTTGCGCGCTGGCTGCACCTGTTCGGCGTCGTCGTGGCGTTGGGGCCACTGGTGTTCAGGGTCGTCGTGCTCGGCCGGCTGCGCGACTCGGAGATCGATCTTCGGCTGTGGCGGGTCAGCCGGATCGGGGCCGGCATCGTGATCGTCGCCGCGCCGCTTCTGCTCCTGGCGCAGGCGGTCGGCGTCGGCGGGTCGCTCTCCGCGGGGCTGAGCGGCGAGGTGCTCCGCAGCCTGGTCCTGAGCAGCTACGGGGCGCGCTGGGCCGGACGCCTGGTCCTGGCCGTGCTGCTACTGATGCTCGCCTGGTCGGCCGTGCGGCGCGGGCGTTCGAAGCGGCTTGCTCGCTCCTGGGCGATCACGGCACTCGTGCTGGGTGCGGTGCTCCTGCTGCTGACCAGTCTGAACGGGCACGCGGCGGCCACGGAGCCGGTCTGGCTCTCGGTGCTGGCCGACTGGGTCCACCTGGGTGCCACGGTCGCCTGGTTCGGCGGGCTGGCAGCGGTCGTCGCCGCGGTGCGCCCGGCACTGGCCGCGCGGGCGGACGCGCAGCGGCTCGCGGTACTGGCGTGGGCCATGCCGCGCTTCTCGACGTTGGCCCTGGTCAGTGTGGAGCTGCTGATCCTCACCGGGCTCTACGCCACCTGGGCTCACGTGCCGAACCCGGCGGCGCTGGTTGACACCGGCTACGGCGTTGCGCTGCTGGTGAAGCTCGGGCTGATCGCCGTGACCCTCGGCTTCGCCGCCGTCAACCTGCTGGTGCTGCGGCCCCGGCTCCGCGCTGCGGCCGTGAGTAACCCACACCCGCCCAAGGGAGCCGATGCGGTCGCGCGGGATCTCACCCGGACAATCGGCGCCGAGGCGCTGCTCGGCGTGGCGATCCTGGCCGTTGTCGGGGTGCTGACCGCGCTCCCGCCCTCCCGTCAGGCGGCTGCACTCACCGCGGGTGGGACCACGCCCGACGCGGCCGCGCCGCAGGCATTCTCGCAGCCCGCCGTGACGCTGGCGCAGAACGCGGGCTCCACCCTCGTCACCCTCGCGATTGACCCGGCCATGCCGGGCGCCAATCAAGCCGTGGTCAGCCTCATGGATTCCTCCGGCAACGCCGTCACCGACGCGCGGGTTCGGCTCCGCGCCCGCCCGAGCGACGGGGACGGGGCAAGCTCGGTGACGCAGATGGAGGCCGAGAACGGGCGCTACCGGGGCACCGTCATCCTCACCCCGCCCGGTGCCTGGCACCTGGAGGTGCTCGTCACCCTGCCGGGTCAGCCGGAGGCGGCGGCTCCCTTCGACCTGACGGTGCCGGTGCCGGACGCCGGTGCGATCCTGAGCCTGGCCGACCAGGCGATGAACGGCCTGCGCTCGCTGCGCGAGCATAACGAACTGGGCAACGGTGGAGCGACCGTCGTCACCGAGTTCCGCTATGCCGCGCCGGACCGCATGCACAGCATCGTGCAGACGCCAACCGTCCACCGGGAGACGATCGCGATCGGGGATCGGCGCTTCGACCGGGAGGGCACCGGCCCGTGGCAGGAGAGCGCCTGGCCGGCCCGGGGCGGGTACCGCTGGCCCGCCTACGACTTCGCCACGGACGCGACGGAGGTGACCGTCCTCGGACGGGAAGAGATCGACGGGGTCGACTGCTTCGTGGTCGCGTTCCTCGATCCCGCGTCCGCCGCTCGCTTCCGCCTCTGGATCGGAACGACCGACTACCTGATCCGCCAGCAGGTCATGATGGCGCCCGGCCACTACATGACGAGCGTCTTCAGCGACTTCAACGCGCCGGTGACGATCGAGGAGCCAGAATAG
- a CDS encoding amidase, whose protein sequence is MPRRAVRATMNRRSFIGLVMFATMAPTLARWAQAVPPAALQRRTGGDVDLANLEEVTIAELQAAMEEGEFTAVELVNAYIERIEAIDQDGPRLNSILEINPDALDIAQALDEERRTSGARSPLHGIPILLKDNIDTADRMRTTAGSLALMNSTPARDAFIVQRLRDAGAVILGKTNMSEWANFRSTRSSSGWSGRGGQCKNPYILDRNPCGSSSGSGAATAANLTAGSIGTETDGSIVCPATANGVVGIKPTVGLLSRSGIIPISHNQDTPGPHARVVADAAAILGAMVGVDPEDPATAPSEGRAYTDYTQFLDPNGLQGARIGVARQSVTGYSEETDRLFEQAIQAMRDAGATIIDPADIPTINEITTGPTELTVLLYDFKHDLNAYLAARNDPDIRTLADLIAFNEENAEQELRWFGQELFLMAQEKGELTDPEYIEALETNHRLGRTEGIDAVLQAHQLDAIVAPTGSPAWTTDLVNGDHFLGASSSPAAIAGYPLISVPMGFAFGLPVNITFMGTAWSEPTLIRLAYAFEQATKVRRPPQFLPTLAE, encoded by the coding sequence ATGCCGCGTCGAGCAGTTCGTGCGACGATGAATCGGCGCAGCTTCATCGGGCTGGTGATGTTTGCTACCATGGCGCCCACACTCGCACGCTGGGCGCAGGCGGTGCCGCCCGCCGCTCTGCAACGACGCACGGGAGGGGATGTGGATCTGGCGAACCTGGAGGAGGTCACCATCGCCGAGCTGCAGGCGGCGATGGAGGAGGGGGAGTTCACCGCCGTAGAGCTGGTCAATGCCTACATCGAGCGTATCGAGGCAATCGACCAGGACGGCCCACGGCTCAACTCGATCCTGGAGATCAACCCCGACGCACTCGACATCGCGCAGGCGCTGGATGAGGAACGCCGGACCAGCGGCGCGCGGAGCCCGCTCCACGGCATCCCGATCTTGCTCAAGGACAACATCGACACCGCCGATCGGATGCGCACGACCGCCGGGTCGCTGGCGCTGATGAACTCGACGCCGGCCCGCGATGCGTTCATCGTCCAGCGCCTGCGCGATGCCGGGGCGGTGATCCTGGGCAAGACCAACATGAGCGAGTGGGCCAACTTCCGCTCAACCCGTTCCTCCAGCGGGTGGAGCGGTCGGGGCGGGCAGTGCAAGAACCCGTACATTCTCGATCGCAACCCGTGCGGGTCGTCCTCCGGCTCCGGCGCCGCGACCGCCGCGAACCTCACCGCCGGGTCGATCGGCACCGAGACGGACGGCTCGATCGTCTGCCCGGCGACGGCCAATGGCGTGGTCGGGATCAAGCCGACGGTCGGCCTCCTCAGCCGCAGCGGGATCATCCCGATCTCCCACAATCAGGACACGCCCGGCCCACACGCCCGCGTGGTCGCCGACGCCGCCGCGATCCTGGGAGCCATGGTCGGCGTCGACCCCGAAGACCCGGCCACCGCCCCGAGTGAGGGGCGCGCCTACACCGATTACACGCAGTTCCTCGACCCGAACGGGCTTCAGGGAGCGCGCATCGGCGTGGCCCGGCAGAGTGTCACCGGCTACAGCGAGGAGACCGACCGGCTCTTCGAGCAGGCGATCCAGGCCATGCGCGATGCCGGGGCGACCATCATCGATCCGGCCGACATCCCGACCATCAACGAGATCACCACCGGGCCGACCGAGTTGACCGTGCTGCTCTACGACTTCAAGCACGATCTCAACGCCTATCTGGCCGCCCGCAACGACCCGGATATCCGCACGCTCGCCGACCTGATCGCTTTCAACGAGGAGAACGCCGAGCAGGAGCTGCGATGGTTCGGCCAGGAACTCTTCCTGATGGCGCAGGAGAAGGGTGAGCTGACCGACCCGGAGTACATCGAGGCGCTGGAGACGAACCACCGGCTGGGCCGCACGGAGGGGATCGACGCCGTGCTCCAGGCGCATCAGCTCGACGCCATCGTGGCCCCGACCGGCAGCCCGGCCTGGACCACCGACCTGGTGAACGGCGATCACTTCCTGGGCGCCAGCTCTTCCCCGGCCGCGATCGCGGGCTACCCGCTCATCAGCGTGCCGATGGGCTTCGCGTTCGGCCTACCGGTCAATATCACCTTCATGGGGACAGCTTGGAGCGAACCGACGCTGATCCGGCTGGCCTACGCCTTCGAGCAGGCCACCAAGGTGCGCCGCCCGCCGCAGTTCCTCCCGACGCTGGCGGAGTAG
- a CDS encoding ABC transporter ATP-binding protein has product MVVTGSGSPSTETAQAGLAGARLQLIDLTKTYGDVVAADRVTLDIAPGEFITLLGPSGSGKTTTLMMIAGFVTPTSGQILVNGDDIAFRAPHKRNIGMVFQNYALFPHMTVAENIAFPLKMRKWSRNRIQEAVDEVLRLVRLSGYGERYPRQLSGGQQQRVALARALVFRPPVLLMDEPLGALDKKLREEMQLEIKHIQEATNITTVYVTHDQEEALTMSDRIAVMRDGRIEQVGSPRDLYERPASAFVAGFLGDSNFLEGRVDTVDGASVLITREGFRVRLPSGAELQPGEQIGVALRPERIRVGTPDGKDTVLQGILDEVIYVGDSSKLRVRVADGCYLVAKEQNQDGTRHWRRGESVHLAWNSTDVVIVSRNSQQVS; this is encoded by the coding sequence ATGGTCGTGACGGGAAGTGGTTCTCCGTCTACGGAGACTGCGCAGGCCGGCTTGGCCGGAGCTCGACTTCAACTGATTGACCTGACTAAGACCTATGGAGATGTCGTTGCGGCAGATCGAGTCACCCTGGATATCGCTCCGGGCGAGTTCATCACGCTGCTCGGTCCAAGCGGCTCCGGCAAGACGACGACGCTCATGATGATTGCCGGCTTCGTCACGCCGACCAGTGGCCAGATCCTCGTGAACGGTGACGACATCGCCTTCCGTGCGCCCCATAAGCGCAACATCGGAATGGTTTTCCAGAACTATGCCCTGTTCCCACACATGACGGTAGCCGAGAACATTGCCTTCCCGCTCAAGATGCGCAAGTGGTCACGGAATCGCATCCAGGAAGCGGTGGACGAGGTTCTCCGCCTAGTCCGTCTTTCGGGTTACGGTGAGCGCTACCCGCGTCAGCTGTCGGGTGGCCAGCAGCAGCGCGTCGCGTTGGCCCGCGCGCTGGTGTTTCGCCCCCCAGTCCTCCTGATGGATGAACCGCTTGGTGCGCTCGACAAGAAGCTGCGCGAAGAGATGCAGCTCGAGATCAAGCACATTCAGGAAGCAACCAATATCACCACGGTCTACGTGACCCACGACCAAGAGGAAGCGCTCACGATGTCCGACCGCATCGCGGTCATGCGCGATGGGCGAATTGAGCAGGTTGGGAGTCCGCGGGACTTGTACGAGCGCCCTGCCAGCGCCTTCGTCGCCGGCTTCCTTGGCGATTCGAACTTCCTGGAGGGGCGTGTGGATACAGTTGATGGCGCATCCGTACTCATCACCCGTGAGGGGTTCCGTGTGCGGCTCCCTTCCGGCGCGGAGCTGCAGCCCGGCGAGCAGATCGGCGTTGCGTTGCGGCCTGAGCGCATTCGAGTCGGTACGCCGGACGGGAAAGACACCGTTCTCCAGGGGATCCTCGACGAAGTGATCTACGTGGGTGACTCAAGCAAGCTTCGCGTCCGAGTCGCGGACGGATGCTACTTGGTGGCCAAGGAGCAGAACCAGGATGGCACCAGGCACTGGCGCCGTGGCGAGTCGGTGCACTTGGCTTGGAACTCCACGGATGTCGTCATCGTGAGTCGCAACAGCCAGCAGGTGAGCTAA
- a CDS encoding ABC transporter substrate-binding protein — protein MGLSDEERALRLMKLLDMRSQMRRRQFLRYMMAATASAVVLGACGDGSGSASSNGGSGDTASSGSSDASDEVLVKEVAGYDNPEKWKGRKIVVTSWGGAYQDAQRKAIFEPFMRLTGCEIAEDTSDSGKLRAQVESGNVEWDVYDAGTEGVLNYGNHGLLEEIDYDIVDTTDLYEDLLMPWGVGAIYYSTVLAYRTDKYSGDNIPQGWADFWDTEKFPGARSLYNDPTTTLEFALLADGVDPDQLYPLDMDRAFKSLDRIKEAVTVWWDAGAQPAQLLTDGEVDMASAWNGRIDTVQQQGAKVAIQWNQGLLTADSWVVPKGSKNKDVAMDFINFATRPETTAALARLIPYGPVNKKAFDYLDEELARRLPSEPELKQSQIVTNFEWWEKNLDEATERFQSWILE, from the coding sequence ATGGGGCTGAGTGATGAGGAACGCGCGTTACGCCTGATGAAGCTCCTCGATATGCGGAGTCAGATGCGTCGCCGGCAGTTCCTACGCTACATGATGGCCGCCACTGCAAGTGCGGTGGTTCTCGGCGCCTGTGGCGATGGCAGTGGCAGCGCGTCGTCGAACGGCGGGAGCGGTGACACCGCCTCCAGTGGATCCTCCGATGCGTCCGACGAGGTCCTGGTTAAGGAAGTCGCCGGTTACGACAACCCAGAGAAGTGGAAAGGGCGCAAGATCGTCGTCACCTCCTGGGGAGGTGCCTATCAAGATGCCCAGCGGAAGGCGATCTTCGAGCCGTTTATGCGGTTGACCGGCTGTGAGATTGCCGAAGACACCTCTGACAGCGGCAAGCTGAGGGCCCAGGTGGAAAGCGGCAACGTCGAGTGGGATGTCTATGACGCCGGCACGGAGGGGGTCCTGAACTACGGCAACCACGGACTGCTCGAGGAGATTGACTACGACATTGTCGATACGACGGATCTCTACGAAGACCTCCTCATGCCGTGGGGTGTCGGAGCCATCTACTATTCGACGGTGTTAGCCTACCGAACTGACAAGTACTCTGGTGACAATATCCCCCAAGGGTGGGCCGATTTCTGGGACACGGAAAAGTTCCCTGGTGCCCGGTCGCTCTACAACGATCCGACGACCACGCTGGAGTTTGCGCTCCTCGCTGACGGCGTCGATCCCGACCAACTCTACCCCCTGGACATGGACCGGGCTTTCAAGTCACTCGACCGCATCAAAGAGGCGGTGACCGTCTGGTGGGATGCTGGGGCTCAACCGGCGCAGCTCCTGACGGACGGGGAAGTTGACATGGCGTCTGCCTGGAATGGCCGGATCGACACGGTTCAGCAGCAGGGCGCCAAGGTCGCTATCCAGTGGAATCAGGGACTGCTGACGGCTGATTCCTGGGTGGTTCCCAAGGGATCCAAGAACAAGGATGTGGCGATGGATTTCATCAACTTCGCCACACGTCCGGAGACCACGGCCGCGCTGGCACGCCTTATCCCCTACGGCCCGGTGAACAAGAAGGCGTTTGACTATCTCGACGAAGAGCTGGCCAGGCGGCTTCCGAGCGAACCGGAACTCAAGCAGTCTCAGATCGTCACCAACTTCGAGTGGTGGGAGAAGAATCTGGACGAGGCGACCGAGCGATTCCAGAGCTGGATACTCGAATAG
- a CDS encoding ABC transporter permease yields the protein MKLAERESMAMPTASALGDRRFAIQRWRVQFGYFLLLLPTLIALLALFVYPIGRLLVTSFFDPDFTLEHYQRIFSVPVYLRVMQTTLSIAALVTVICLLLAYPLAYFLSTLSARASRILIIFVLVPFWTSILVRTYAWMVLLQKQGVLNRWLLELGVIQEPLALMYNRVGVTVGMVHVLLPFMVLPLFAVMRGIDRSLLRAAQNLGASPVQTFLRVFLPLSLPGVGAGVLLVFVLSLGFYITPALMGGRKDLMIAQLIEQQIRTQLNWPFASALALVLLVVTIVIMTIYNRLLGLDKMFGGDVS from the coding sequence GTGAAACTGGCGGAGCGCGAGAGCATGGCAATGCCAACGGCGTCGGCCCTTGGGGATCGGCGCTTTGCGATCCAGCGCTGGCGCGTCCAGTTCGGCTACTTTCTGCTGCTCCTGCCGACCCTGATCGCCCTCCTCGCCCTCTTCGTCTATCCGATAGGCCGTCTGCTGGTCACGAGCTTCTTCGACCCGGATTTCACGTTGGAGCACTACCAACGCATCTTTTCGGTGCCGGTGTATCTGCGCGTGATGCAGACGACTCTTAGCATCGCCGCCCTCGTCACGGTCATCTGCCTGCTTTTGGCCTATCCGCTCGCCTATTTCCTGTCGACGCTGAGCGCCCGTGCGTCTCGCATCCTTATCATCTTCGTCCTGGTTCCGTTCTGGACCAGCATCCTCGTTCGGACGTACGCCTGGATGGTCCTGTTGCAGAAGCAAGGCGTTCTCAACCGCTGGTTGCTTGAGCTCGGTGTGATCCAGGAGCCACTCGCGCTCATGTACAACCGCGTGGGGGTTACCGTTGGGATGGTGCACGTCCTCCTCCCGTTCATGGTCCTCCCCCTCTTCGCGGTCATGCGCGGGATTGACCGCAGTCTGCTGCGCGCCGCTCAGAACCTCGGCGCCAGCCCGGTGCAGACATTCCTGCGAGTCTTCCTGCCGCTCAGTCTGCCTGGAGTTGGCGCTGGGGTCCTGTTGGTGTTTGTCCTGAGCCTGGGCTTTTACATCACACCCGCTCTCATGGGAGGTCGCAAAGACCTCATGATCGCTCAGCTCATCGAGCAGCAGATCCGAACGCAGCTCAACTGGCCCTTCGCCTCTGCGCTTGCACTGGTGCTCCTCGTGGTGACCATCGTGATCATGACCATCTATAACCGGCTCCTGGGCCTCGACAAGATGTTTGGGGGAGACGTTTCGTGA
- a CDS encoding ABC transporter permease — MSLDADALRTISSSGAQSHRPQRRVDWFKIALTVFSAAVLLFLVAPVLIVIPMSFSAAQYLTFPPPGLSLQWYENFFSRQDWTTSALRSLQVAVVVMVLATVLGVAASLALVRGSFRGKELINSIVVAPMVVPGIIVAIGVYQIFVSMHLVQSFVGLVVAHTILAVPYVIVNVSATLRGFDVRLEHAAANLGANRLLVLRYVTLPLIAPGIFAGALFAFIISFDELIVALFIAGTTSRTLPMRMFEGLRSEIDPTIAAVSSMLIVFSIVVLLSSELLRRRSRG, encoded by the coding sequence GTGAGCCTCGACGCGGACGCATTGAGGACCATCTCATCCAGCGGTGCGCAGTCGCACCGGCCACAACGGCGGGTCGATTGGTTCAAGATCGCGCTGACGGTCTTCAGCGCTGCTGTTCTGCTCTTTCTGGTCGCGCCGGTGCTTATCGTGATCCCCATGTCTTTCAGCGCCGCCCAGTACCTCACCTTCCCTCCCCCCGGGCTGTCGCTCCAGTGGTATGAGAACTTCTTCTCCCGCCAGGACTGGACGACGTCGGCACTGCGAAGCCTCCAGGTAGCGGTGGTCGTCATGGTTCTCGCAACGGTCCTGGGGGTAGCTGCGTCGCTGGCGTTGGTGAGGGGATCATTCCGTGGAAAGGAATTGATCAACTCGATTGTTGTCGCACCGATGGTCGTCCCCGGTATTATCGTGGCCATCGGGGTGTACCAGATTTTCGTTTCCATGCACCTCGTCCAGAGCTTCGTTGGCCTTGTCGTCGCCCACACGATTCTGGCAGTTCCTTATGTCATCGTGAATGTCAGCGCGACGCTCCGCGGGTTCGACGTGCGACTGGAGCATGCTGCGGCGAACCTCGGAGCTAACCGGTTACTTGTCCTTCGCTACGTGACCTTGCCTCTGATCGCTCCGGGTATCTTCGCGGGTGCACTCTTCGCCTTCATCATCTCGTTTGACGAGTTGATCGTGGCGCTCTTCATCGCTGGTACGACCAGTCGTACACTGCCGATGCGGATGTTTGAAGGTCTCCGGAGTGAGATCGACCCGACCATCGCCGCGGTCTCGTCGATGCTCATCGTCTTCTCCATTGTGGTGCTGCTCTCGTCCGAACTGCTGCGGCGACGTTCTCGCGGGTGA
- a CDS encoding NAD(P)/FAD-dependent oxidoreductase, with amino-acid sequence MKNYASYSFWLETCGDDLTPRAPLDGSIDVDVAILGAGYTGLWTAYYLLRRQPSLRVAVVEAEIAGFGASGRNGGWCSAGFPVTAGELARRYGPERTRALLAAMRESVDEVGRVAEAEGLDIDYVKGGTLRVARGPHQEPMLDQALATYERLGIADHYTRLDAAQVAERVRITDVRGALYSPDCAVIHPGKLVRGLARVVERLGGTIYEQTRVTAFEPRQAGVPGSRPRLITERGDVRAEVVVLCGEAYLSRLPGLRRQLIPVYSLIVLTEPLSDAQWAEIGWENRETIGSHRFSVDYLSRTRDGRIVFGGRGAPYHFGSRIEDSYDRHEPTHQMLRRMTLEWFPMLRGIRFTHHWGGPLGMPRDWMPTMSYDRATGIATARGYTGQGVATSNLSGRVLADLICDTPSPLRVLPVIGHRSPDWEPEPLRWLGVRYVQRGFARLDEQAERTGRPPSGRSLVERLGRH; translated from the coding sequence GTGAAGAACTACGCGAGCTACAGCTTCTGGCTGGAGACGTGTGGCGACGATCTGACGCCGCGGGCGCCGCTCGACGGCTCGATCGACGTCGACGTGGCGATCCTGGGTGCCGGCTACACCGGCCTCTGGACTGCCTACTACCTGCTCCGGCGTCAGCCGTCGCTGCGTGTCGCGGTCGTCGAGGCCGAGATCGCAGGCTTCGGTGCCTCCGGCCGGAATGGCGGGTGGTGCAGCGCGGGCTTCCCGGTGACCGCCGGGGAGCTGGCCCGGCGCTATGGCCCGGAGCGAACGCGGGCGCTCCTGGCGGCGATGCGGGAGTCGGTCGACGAGGTCGGCCGGGTGGCGGAGGCCGAGGGCCTCGATATCGATTATGTCAAGGGTGGCACGCTGCGGGTGGCGCGGGGCCCGCACCAGGAGCCGATGCTAGACCAAGCGTTGGCGACGTACGAGCGGCTGGGTATCGCCGACCACTACACCCGCCTCGACGCGGCGCAGGTAGCCGAGCGGGTGCGGATCACCGATGTGCGGGGTGCGCTCTACTCCCCCGACTGCGCCGTGATCCATCCCGGCAAGCTGGTGCGCGGGCTGGCGCGGGTGGTCGAGCGGCTGGGCGGGACGATCTACGAGCAGACGCGGGTGACCGCCTTCGAGCCGCGTCAGGCGGGTGTGCCCGGCAGCCGGCCGCGGCTGATCACGGAGCGCGGCGATGTGCGCGCCGAGGTGGTGGTTCTGTGCGGGGAGGCCTACCTCTCACGGCTGCCCGGGCTGCGCCGCCAGTTGATCCCGGTCTATTCCCTGATCGTGCTGACCGAGCCGCTGAGCGATGCGCAATGGGCTGAGATCGGCTGGGAGAACCGCGAGACGATCGGCTCGCACCGCTTCAGTGTCGACTACCTCTCTCGGACGCGCGACGGGCGGATCGTCTTCGGCGGGCGCGGGGCGCCGTACCACTTCGGCTCGCGCATCGAGGATTCCTACGACCGCCACGAGCCGACGCACCAGATGCTGCGGCGGATGACGCTAGAGTGGTTCCCGATGCTGCGCGGGATCCGCTTTACCCACCACTGGGGCGGGCCGCTCGGCATGCCGCGTGACTGGATGCCGACGATGTCCTACGACCGCGCAACCGGCATCGCCACGGCCCGGGGGTACACCGGCCAGGGGGTGGCAACCTCCAACCTCTCCGGGCGGGTGCTGGCGGACCTGATCTGCGACACCCCGTCACCGCTGCGAGTGCTGCCGGTCATCGGGCACCGCTCGCCTGACTGGGAGCCGGAGCCGTTGCGCTGGCTCGGTGTGCGCTACGTGCAGCGAGGCTTCGCCCGCCTGGACGAGCAGGCCGAGCGCACCGGCCGTCCGCCGAGTGGCCGCTCTCTGGTCGAGCGATTGGGGCGGCACTGA